In one window of Chitinophagales bacterium DNA:
- a CDS encoding isopenicillin N synthase family oxygenase has protein sequence MSIPVVDLAQFTGGDAAAKQAFVQALGKAYEEVGFVAVKNHGIPDELIRQQYEYVQQFFSLPLEKKLQYEIAGLAGQRGYTSFGREHAKGSDAPDLKEFFQFGQMVDANHPLKWEYPDNVQVNEIAAFNPTLESAYRHFEQSGRSLLQAIALYLELDEHYFDEHIEDGNSILRCIHYPPITKEPKSAIRAEQHEDINLITLLVGASADGLEILTKQGEWVPVTSLPEQIVVNVGDMLQRLTNNKLRSTTHRVVNPKRELWHTSRFSMPFFLHPKSAMSLACLESCIDAEHPKAYPDATAGEYLDERLREIGLKK, from the coding sequence ATGTCTATTCCCGTTGTTGATCTCGCGCAATTTACCGGTGGTGATGCTGCAGCCAAGCAGGCTTTTGTTCAAGCGCTGGGTAAAGCGTATGAAGAAGTTGGATTTGTAGCGGTAAAAAATCATGGTATTCCCGATGAATTGATTCGTCAGCAATATGAATATGTGCAGCAGTTTTTTTCATTACCACTGGAGAAGAAATTGCAATATGAAATAGCCGGTTTGGCAGGCCAACGCGGTTATACCAGTTTTGGTCGCGAACATGCAAAGGGTAGTGATGCGCCGGATCTGAAAGAGTTTTTCCAGTTTGGTCAGATGGTGGATGCTAACCATCCGTTGAAATGGGAGTATCCGGATAATGTACAGGTAAACGAAATTGCTGCATTTAATCCCACACTCGAAAGCGCATATCGTCATTTTGAACAAAGTGGTCGCTCTTTATTGCAGGCTATTGCTTTGTACTTGGAGTTAGATGAGCATTATTTTGATGAACATATTGAAGATGGTAATTCCATCCTGCGTTGTATCCATTATCCGCCTATCACTAAAGAACCTAAGAGTGCGATTCGTGCAGAGCAACATGAAGACATCAACCTGATTACTTTATTGGTAGGTGCATCTGCAGATGGTTTGGAAATTCTAACCAAACAGGGCGAGTGGGTGCCCGTTACTTCGCTCCCTGAGCAGATTGTGGTGAATGTGGGCGATATGCTACAACGCTTAACCAATAATAAATTACGCAGCACCACTCACCGTGTGGTGAATCCAAAAAGAGAATTGTGGCATACCAGTCGCTTCTCCATGCCTTTCTTCCTGCATCCTAAGAGCGCGATGAGTTTGGCTTGTCTGGAAAGCTGTATTGATGCGGAACATCCTAAAGCCTATCCGGATGCAACCGCAGGTGAATATTTGGATGAGCGTTTAAGAGAGATTGGGTTGAAGAAATAA
- the hypF gene encoding carbamoyltransferase HypF, translating into MQTYHIHITGQVQGVGFRPHVHRLAVQLGVSGTVCNGSDGVHIDCMGDEDTVHAFFHELVLHPPAMALITDAAMQQTNLPLNEGFYIIESHAGAATDILITPDIAPCAACKRELRDTDNRRYQYAFTTCVHCGPRYSIIQSVPYDRAATTMASLDTCMACDEEYNSLHNRRYHSQTNSCPNCAIQLHFYHADGSEASLEQESVPEAVIDALKAGKILAVKGVGGYLLLCDATNELVINRLRQRKQRPAKPFALLYADINMLQADVQLKPYEVNALQDKAAPIVLCHIKTNPENNLAIAAIAPGLPSIGAMLPPSPLLQLIADGFGKPLVATSANLSGSPIVYDDVQARNWLGSFADAIISYDRMITAPQDDSVLQFTDHGQKILLRRSRGLAPNYHPVPFDAQQAILATGAELKSAFAITKNSRLFVSQFLGDQSSVEAQDSFAHTYQQIADLLQFKPTLILADAHPGYSVQLLARELATNQHVPIELVQHHEAHFAAVLAENNLLNKANPVLGFIWDGTGYGHDQQIWGGELFLYERGSMERIAQLDYFPQLMGDKMSKEPRLSALSLLAALPVKQHWLKSLFTETEWHYYQQQLQQPGLLQTSSMGRLIDAVSCMLGVCTKNTYEGEAAMKLEALAKQYDQQGYDYYSMPLIDGKWYWQQLLEELIEDWLQKEMPAAIAWKFFNSLVKAIAEAAHQLSIDDLAFSGGVFQNALLTDLIVQQLQYKRRLHFHQQLSPNDECIGFGQLAWWQAIGKQQHAKAMQMSAYTKNYKQSNYVSGNTWEID; encoded by the coding sequence ATGCAGACCTATCATATCCATATCACCGGTCAGGTACAAGGCGTAGGCTTTCGCCCGCATGTGCATCGTTTGGCGGTACAACTGGGTGTTAGTGGTACTGTCTGTAATGGTTCAGACGGGGTGCATATTGATTGTATGGGTGATGAGGATACGGTACATGCTTTTTTTCATGAATTGGTTTTGCATCCACCTGCAATGGCGCTGATTACAGATGCTGCTATGCAGCAAACCAATCTGCCTTTAAATGAAGGTTTTTACATTATTGAGAGTCATGCCGGGGCAGCAACAGATATATTGATTACACCTGATATCGCACCTTGTGCTGCTTGCAAGCGAGAACTTCGCGATACGGATAACAGGCGTTATCAATATGCTTTTACTACCTGTGTGCATTGCGGTCCGCGTTATTCTATTATTCAATCTGTTCCTTACGATCGTGCTGCTACAACGATGGCATCATTGGATACCTGCATGGCCTGTGATGAGGAATACAACAGCCTGCATAATAGAAGGTATCATAGTCAAACCAATTCTTGTCCCAATTGTGCCATTCAGCTGCATTTTTATCACGCAGATGGAAGTGAAGCCAGCTTGGAACAGGAATCAGTTCCTGAAGCTGTGATTGATGCACTGAAAGCAGGCAAGATACTAGCAGTTAAAGGTGTAGGTGGTTATCTCTTATTGTGTGATGCCACCAATGAGTTGGTAATTAACCGACTTCGACAGCGTAAGCAAAGACCCGCTAAACCTTTTGCGTTGTTGTATGCAGACATCAATATGCTGCAGGCCGATGTGCAACTCAAGCCCTATGAAGTAAATGCATTGCAGGATAAAGCAGCACCAATTGTGTTGTGTCATATAAAAACAAACCCTGAAAACAACCTTGCTATAGCAGCTATTGCGCCAGGACTGCCATCCATCGGCGCGATGCTGCCTCCATCGCCACTGCTTCAATTGATTGCAGATGGCTTTGGTAAACCGCTGGTGGCCACCAGTGCCAATCTCAGCGGCTCTCCGATTGTGTATGATGATGTACAGGCCCGAAACTGGCTGGGGAGTTTTGCGGATGCCATCATCAGCTATGACCGTATGATTACGGCACCACAGGATGATAGTGTACTGCAGTTCACGGATCACGGACAGAAAATTTTGTTGAGAAGAAGTCGTGGATTAGCACCCAACTATCATCCTGTTCCTTTTGATGCACAGCAAGCAATTTTGGCAACCGGTGCAGAATTAAAAAGTGCTTTTGCCATCACGAAGAATAGCCGATTATTTGTAAGTCAGTTTCTGGGCGATCAATCAAGCGTGGAAGCGCAGGATAGTTTTGCGCATACCTATCAGCAAATAGCTGATTTGCTTCAGTTTAAACCAACACTTATACTGGCCGATGCACATCCTGGTTATAGCGTGCAACTGCTTGCCAGAGAACTCGCTACGAATCAGCATGTACCCATTGAATTGGTGCAACATCATGAAGCACATTTTGCCGCAGTATTGGCAGAAAATAATTTATTGAATAAAGCGAATCCGGTACTTGGTTTTATCTGGGATGGAACTGGTTACGGGCATGATCAACAAATATGGGGCGGCGAATTGTTCTTGTATGAGCGGGGTAGTATGGAGCGCATCGCGCAGTTGGATTATTTCCCGCAGTTGATGGGTGATAAGATGAGTAAAGAACCTCGCTTGAGTGCTTTGAGTTTATTAGCTGCATTGCCCGTAAAACAACATTGGTTGAAATCCTTGTTTACGGAAACGGAGTGGCATTATTATCAACAGCAATTACAGCAACCCGGATTATTGCAAACTAGCAGTATGGGTAGATTGATTGATGCGGTTTCCTGTATGTTGGGTGTATGCACGAAGAATACTTATGAAGGCGAAGCTGCCATGAAACTGGAAGCATTAGCGAAACAATATGATCAGCAAGGCTATGATTATTACAGTATGCCTTTGATAGATGGTAAATGGTATTGGCAGCAGTTATTGGAAGAACTGATTGAAGATTGGTTACAAAAAGAAATGCCTGCAGCTATTGCCTGGAAGTTTTTTAATTCATTGGTAAAAGCTATTGCAGAAGCAGCACATCAGCTGAGTATTGATGATCTGGCTTTTAGTGGTGGTGTATTTCAAAATGCTTTACTGACAGATTTAATTGTTCAGCAGTTGCAATACAAGCGCAGACTGCATTTTCATCAACAGTTAAGCCCAAATGACGAATGTATTGGATTTGGGCAATTGGCTTGGTGGCAGGCGATTGGTAAACAGCAGCATGCAAAGGCGATGCAAATGAGTGCTTACACAAAAAACTATAAACAATCCAACTATGTGTCTGGCAATACCTGGGAAATTGATTGA
- a CDS encoding hydrogenase small subunit — MSNEIATRKPPTYYEEVQNKGYSRRDFLQFASMMAAFIGLESNAIGQVAKAMETKPRVPVIWLHFQECTCCSESFIRSSHPIVADILLDKISLDYTETLMAASGFQAEEAMHNTMKKYKGEYILCVEGSVPTKADGVYCMIGGKTSLQILEEAAENAKAVIAWGSCASNGCVQAAKPNPTSATPIHKLVKGKPVIKVPGCPPIGEVMAGVIVHLITFDRIPELDSLGRPKAFYSKRVHDTCYRRPFYDAGLYVESFDDENAKKGYCLYKVGCKGPSTYNACGVMKWNNGTSFPIQSGHGCIGCSEENYWDNGRLYDRASSFAGFGIEANADTFGKVALGVTAAAMAGHAVMTNVRKKKLIRTLEDEGKQSEQELKS, encoded by the coding sequence ATGTCTAACGAGATTGCCACTCGAAAGCCACCTACTTATTATGAAGAGGTGCAAAACAAAGGATATAGCCGCCGCGACTTTCTGCAGTTTGCGAGTATGATGGCTGCGTTCATCGGTCTGGAAAGTAACGCCATTGGTCAGGTAGCCAAAGCCATGGAAACCAAACCGCGTGTGCCTGTTATCTGGTTGCATTTTCAGGAATGCACCTGTTGCAGTGAGAGCTTTATCCGCTCTTCTCACCCCATCGTTGCAGATATATTATTAGATAAAATCTCACTCGATTATACAGAGACACTAATGGCTGCATCTGGTTTTCAAGCAGAAGAAGCCATGCACAATACCATGAAGAAATACAAAGGAGAATACATTCTTTGTGTGGAAGGCAGTGTACCTACTAAAGCAGATGGTGTCTATTGCATGATTGGTGGTAAAACATCTTTACAGATTCTGGAAGAAGCTGCTGAGAATGCCAAAGCAGTAATTGCTTGGGGTAGTTGCGCCAGCAATGGTTGCGTACAAGCTGCCAAGCCAAACCCTACTTCAGCTACACCGATACATAAATTAGTGAAGGGCAAGCCCGTGATCAAAGTGCCTGGTTGTCCGCCCATTGGCGAAGTAATGGCTGGTGTGATTGTGCACCTCATCACCTTCGATCGTATTCCTGAACTGGATTCACTTGGCCGACCAAAAGCCTTCTATAGCAAGCGTGTACACGATACTTGCTATCGCCGTCCATTCTATGATGCAGGTCTGTACGTAGAAAGTTTTGATGATGAGAATGCGAAAAAGGGTTACTGCTTGTACAAAGTGGGTTGTAAAGGGCCATCTACCTATAATGCCTGCGGCGTGATGAAGTGGAACAACGGTACCAGCTTCCCTATTCAGTCGGGCCACGGCTGTATTGGCTGCAGTGAAGAAAACTATTGGGATAATGGTCGCCTCTACGACCGCGCATCTTCTTTTGCAGGTTTTGGTATTGAAGCCAATGCAGACACATTTGGTAAAGTAGCACTGGGTGTTACTGCTGCTGCAATGGCAGGCCATGCAGTGATGACCAATGTGCGCAAGAAGAAATTGATTCGCACCCTTGAAGACGAGGGTAAGCAAAGTGAACAAGAACTCAAATCCTGA
- a CDS encoding four helix bundle protein, with protein MEKVMEAKSSFIEVLKDRTKQLSIQVIQLYGQLNKTDEGRIMGRQLLRSASSAAANYRATCRARSKAEFYAKLSIVIEEMDETLFWLELLEESGIHQSAGLKIIKDEADSLVRILSKARKTASINK; from the coding sequence ATGGAAAAAGTGATGGAAGCCAAAAGTTCTTTCATAGAAGTATTAAAGGACAGAACAAAGCAATTGTCGATACAGGTTATTCAGCTCTATGGGCAATTGAATAAGACAGATGAGGGACGTATTATGGGCAGGCAGTTGTTGCGAAGTGCCAGCTCTGCTGCGGCAAACTATCGCGCTACTTGCAGGGCTAGATCAAAAGCTGAGTTTTATGCCAAATTGAGCATTGTTATTGAAGAAATGGATGAAACCTTGTTTTGGCTAGAACTATTGGAGGAATCGGGTATACATCAGTCAGCGGGTTTAAAAATAATAAAAGATGAAGCGGATTCTTTGGTTCGGATATTGTCAAAAGCTCGGAAAACCGCATCAATAAACAAATAA
- the hypB gene encoding hydrogenase nickel incorporation protein HypB — translation MCATCGCGPESHHHHGHDHTHASGKKIVEVEKDILHENNLLAQRNRGFFEGRNILALNLVSSPGSGKTSLLERTLTDMKGELSFAVIEGDQQTTNDADRIHATGTKVTQINTGKGCHLDAHMVLHAVQGMKLEADSVLFIENVGNLVCPAMFDLGEAERVVVISVTEGEDKPLKYPDMFHSSTLCIINKIDLLPYVRFDVDKAKQYARQVNPSLEIIELSCMSGEGMTAWYEWLKSKVLQPA, via the coding sequence ATGTGTGCAACCTGTGGATGCGGTCCTGAATCGCATCATCATCATGGGCATGATCATACTCATGCATCCGGTAAAAAAATTGTGGAGGTGGAGAAGGATATTCTTCACGAGAACAATCTATTGGCCCAGCGTAACCGCGGATTTTTTGAGGGCCGCAATATTCTTGCATTGAATCTGGTGAGTTCACCGGGTTCAGGTAAAACCAGCTTATTAGAGCGAACGCTTACAGATATGAAAGGTGAGCTCAGCTTCGCTGTGATTGAGGGCGATCAGCAAACAACCAATGATGCAGATCGTATTCATGCAACAGGTACCAAAGTAACACAAATCAATACCGGCAAGGGTTGTCACCTGGATGCGCATATGGTACTGCATGCGGTGCAGGGTATGAAGCTGGAAGCAGATTCTGTTTTATTTATTGAGAATGTGGGCAATCTGGTTTGCCCGGCCATGTTTGATCTTGGCGAAGCAGAACGTGTAGTGGTGATTAGTGTAACTGAAGGTGAGGATAAGCCGCTGAAATATCCGGATATGTTTCACTCCTCTACGCTTTGCATCATCAATAAAATTGATCTGCTGCCCTATGTACGCTTTGATGTGGATAAGGCAAAGCAGTATGCCCGACAAGTAAATCCATCATTAGAAATCATTGAACTGAGTTGTATGAGTGGGGAAGGAATGACAGCCTGGTATGAATGGCTGAAAAGTAAAGTATTGCAACCCGCATAA
- the hypE gene encoding hydrogenase expression/formation protein HypE, whose protein sequence is MNLSCPMPKFDFDVITMGHGGGGLLTHRLLQSGVFDVLKNDLLDQQHDGASFELNGKLAFSTDSYVISPIFFPGGNIGELAVNGTVNDLAMCGAVPKYLSLAFIIEEGMRMEALWEVLVSIKNAAAKAGVQIVTGDTKVVEKGKGDQIFINTSGIGVVHPKAAIHHNRVKEGDVIIVSGQLAQHGIAIMSKRQGLSFETDIVSDTTNLNHTILQLIEQFGDAIKFLRDPTRGGLASVLNELAEQTNLGYLIEQEQLPIDEQVEGACEMLGLDPLYVANEGLFVLVVDAAVAESVLKQLQQDANGQSARIIGKVVNTHPGKVMLKSRIGGHRVVGYLTGEQLPRIC, encoded by the coding sequence ATGAATCTCTCTTGTCCCATGCCCAAATTTGATTTCGATGTCATCACGATGGGGCATGGTGGTGGCGGTTTGCTGACGCACCGATTATTGCAATCAGGTGTATTCGATGTGTTGAAGAACGATTTATTAGATCAACAACATGATGGTGCCAGTTTTGAATTAAATGGCAAACTGGCTTTTAGTACCGATAGTTATGTGATCTCTCCCATCTTTTTTCCTGGAGGTAATATTGGTGAATTGGCGGTGAATGGAACCGTGAATGATCTCGCGATGTGTGGCGCTGTACCTAAATACCTATCACTTGCTTTTATTATTGAAGAGGGTATGCGCATGGAAGCGCTCTGGGAAGTGTTGGTTAGTATCAAAAATGCAGCAGCTAAAGCAGGCGTACAGATTGTTACCGGCGATACCAAAGTTGTTGAGAAGGGAAAGGGTGATCAAATTTTCATCAATACTTCAGGAATTGGTGTAGTACATCCTAAGGCAGCGATTCACCACAATCGGGTGAAGGAAGGCGATGTAATAATCGTGAGCGGACAATTAGCGCAACATGGTATTGCCATCATGAGCAAAAGACAGGGCCTGAGTTTTGAAACAGATATTGTAAGTGATACCACGAATCTGAATCATACCATTCTGCAGTTAATTGAACAGTTTGGTGATGCCATCAAATTTCTGCGCGATCCAACACGCGGTGGTTTGGCATCAGTATTAAATGAATTGGCAGAACAAACCAATCTGGGTTATCTCATTGAACAAGAACAACTGCCGATTGATGAACAGGTGGAAGGTGCTTGTGAAATGTTGGGATTAGATCCCCTCTATGTGGCCAATGAAGGTTTGTTCGTGTTGGTAGTAGATGCTGCTGTTGCTGAAAGTGTACTGAAACAACTACAGCAAGATGCCAATGGTCAATCAGCACGTATCATTGGGAAAGTAGTGAATACACATCCCGGCAAAGTGATGCTCAAAAGCCGTATTGGTGGCCACCGGGTAGTAGGTTATCTCACCGGCGAACAGTTGCCGCGTATTTGTTGA
- a CDS encoding alkaline phosphatase family protein: MRYLLLFVYSFCLITILHAQDTTQQLVTGRKNQAAQMQKPYLILISADGFRYDYAAKYNAKDLQTLAKSGVAAKSMLPSYPSVTFPNHYTVATGLYPSHHGLVYNQFYDRNRKATYNMGDRKAVEDGSWYGGIPIWVLAEQQGMLSASYHFVGTEAPIQGVLPTYWYKFNDKIPIEQRIKRVVDWLQLPETERPHIISFYMSNTDHAGHMYGPDAKETEEATQFVNDAVAKLHAEVSKLNLPVNFIFLADHGMAAVDTVNRIDLYKQIDTAQFIIRGGGTSLHLYAKDPSFIQPMYAQLKANAKDYYVYLKNEAPASWHYGAADDVFNRIGDIFIAPKYPLTLTGAGRRISPGAHGYDPAMPQMHASFYAWGPAFKKGLVIDSFENVHVYPLMARILGLNYQHKIDGKPEVLEQILK, encoded by the coding sequence ATGAGATATCTCTTGCTTTTTGTGTACAGCTTTTGTCTGATCACCATATTGCATGCGCAAGACACCACACAACAATTGGTAACAGGCAGAAAGAACCAAGCTGCACAAATGCAAAAGCCCTACCTCATTCTAATATCAGCAGATGGCTTTCGATACGATTATGCGGCTAAATACAATGCAAAAGACCTCCAGACATTAGCCAAATCTGGTGTAGCAGCAAAGAGTATGTTGCCTTCTTACCCTAGTGTGACTTTCCCTAACCACTATACTGTTGCTACAGGCTTGTATCCATCACATCATGGATTGGTGTATAACCAGTTTTACGACAGAAATCGCAAAGCCACTTACAATATGGGTGATCGCAAAGCAGTGGAAGATGGCAGTTGGTATGGCGGTATACCTATTTGGGTATTGGCCGAGCAACAAGGTATGCTGAGTGCCTCCTACCATTTCGTAGGTACTGAAGCACCGATACAAGGCGTATTACCCACTTACTGGTATAAGTTTAATGATAAAATTCCCATTGAGCAACGCATCAAACGTGTGGTTGACTGGTTGCAACTACCGGAAACAGAAAGACCACATATCATCAGTTTTTACATGAGTAATACAGACCATGCAGGTCATATGTATGGGCCCGATGCAAAAGAAACCGAAGAAGCCACTCAATTTGTGAATGATGCTGTTGCCAAACTCCATGCTGAAGTAAGCAAGCTGAATCTGCCCGTTAACTTTATTTTTCTTGCAGACCATGGCATGGCTGCGGTAGATACTGTAAACAGAATTGACTTGTACAAGCAAATTGACACCGCACAATTCATCATTAGAGGTGGCGGTACGAGTTTGCATTTGTATGCAAAAGACCCCTCTTTCATTCAGCCGATGTATGCACAACTCAAGGCGAATGCAAAAGATTATTATGTGTATTTGAAAAATGAAGCACCTGCCAGTTGGCATTATGGTGCTGCAGACGATGTGTTCAACCGCATTGGTGATATTTTCATTGCGCCTAAATATCCCCTCACCTTAACAGGCGCAGGCAGAAGAATCTCTCCGGGCGCACATGGTTATGATCCGGCTATGCCGCAGATGCATGCAAGTTTCTATGCATGGGGACCTGCTTTCAAAAAGGGGTTGGTGATTGATAGTTTCGAAAACGTACACGTCTATCCTTTGATGGCAAGGATTCTCGGACTCAATTATCAGCACAAAATAGATGGCAAACCAGAAGTGTTGGAGCAAATACTGAAGTAA
- a CDS encoding DUF3089 domain-containing protein has protein sequence MVRLVLLFLLISSCTPTWKKMTGRYQFQSADGMPNYKDLHYWAAHPWKNDPADSVPKPLRNDYRADSTADVFFLHPTTYTEPLKLHGMNAAIADAYTNAKTDYTTILLQASIFNAAGRVFAPRYRQAHISAYFPISSDDSTAALNAFDTAYADIRAAFLTYLQQYNQGRPIIIASHSQGTTHAKRLLKEFFDGKLLQNKLVAAYIIGIPVETNYFSKIPVCTNPNQTGCIVSWRTYKEGHIPPHITKESFKAVVTNPLSWDTVATNIPRTLNKGAVLTNFNKVIPKIANAHVRDQILWIDKPKFFGSIFYTSKNYHPGDLNLYYLNIRENVQQRLSAFWK, from the coding sequence ATGGTTCGTCTTGTTCTGCTCTTTCTGCTTATCAGTAGCTGTACGCCCACATGGAAAAAAATGACGGGCAGGTATCAGTTTCAATCAGCAGATGGCATGCCTAATTATAAAGACCTCCACTACTGGGCAGCACATCCATGGAAAAATGATCCTGCCGACAGTGTACCCAAACCTTTACGCAACGATTATCGGGCAGACAGCACTGCCGATGTCTTCTTCTTACATCCCACTACTTATACAGAGCCACTGAAATTGCATGGCATGAATGCTGCCATCGCTGACGCCTACACCAATGCTAAGACAGATTATACCACCATCCTTTTACAAGCAAGTATTTTCAATGCAGCGGGTAGGGTGTTTGCGCCCCGATACCGACAAGCACATATCAGTGCCTATTTTCCTATTTCCAGTGATGATAGCACAGCCGCGCTGAACGCTTTCGATACTGCGTATGCAGATATTCGCGCAGCTTTTCTTACCTACTTACAACAGTACAATCAAGGAAGACCCATCATCATTGCATCACATAGTCAGGGAACCACCCATGCCAAAAGATTATTGAAAGAGTTTTTTGATGGTAAGCTGCTACAAAACAAATTGGTTGCAGCTTATATCATCGGCATTCCTGTTGAAACCAATTATTTCAGCAAGATTCCGGTTTGCACCAATCCTAATCAAACAGGATGTATTGTTAGCTGGCGTACTTATAAAGAAGGCCATATACCTCCGCATATCACCAAAGAATCATTCAAAGCTGTTGTCACCAATCCGCTTAGCTGGGATACAGTTGCCACTAACATACCACGTACATTGAATAAGGGTGCAGTGCTCACCAATTTCAATAAAGTGATTCCAAAGATTGCCAATGCACATGTACGGGATCAAATTCTTTGGATTGACAAGCCTAAATTTTTTGGTAGTATTTTCTATACTAGTAAGAATTATCATCCCGGCGACTTAAACCTCTACTACCTCAATATCCGCGAGAACGTACAACAAAGACTGAGCGCTTTCTGGAAATAA
- a CDS encoding hydrogenase maturation nickel metallochaperone HypA, with protein sequence MHELSIVMSIVQIATKEANRNGASIVDEIELDIGVLSNVEMDSFDFAWQQGVKNTVLQHAVRQVNRIPGKGRCLDCATEFPMQQLYDACPACDSQLVDILSGKELSVKTLLVPDTAS encoded by the coding sequence ATGCATGAACTCTCTATTGTGATGAGCATTGTGCAGATCGCTACCAAAGAAGCGAATCGCAATGGTGCGTCCATAGTAGATGAAATTGAATTGGATATAGGTGTACTTAGTAATGTGGAAATGGATTCTTTTGATTTTGCCTGGCAACAAGGCGTAAAGAATACAGTACTGCAACATGCAGTGCGTCAGGTAAATCGCATTCCGGGCAAGGGAAGATGTCTGGATTGTGCTACTGAGTTCCCCATGCAACAGTTATATGATGCTTGCCCTGCTTGCGATAGCCAGCTGGTAGACATACTGAGTGGAAAGGAATTGAGTGTAAAAACCTTATTGGTGCCTGATACGGCATCGTGA
- the hypD gene encoding hydrogenase formation protein HypD, whose translation MKFLSEYRDPEMVHAYTAELHRITSRPWTLMEICGGQTHSLVKNGLLDMLPKQITMVHGPGCPVCVTSVSVIDEAIWLAQQPNVILCSFGDMLRVPGSTISLLEAKAQGADVRILYSPLEAVELAQQHPDKQVVFFAVGFETTAPANALSVVHAAELGLHNYSILASHVLVPPAMEAILGDPENKIDAFLAAGHVCTIMGTEEYDPIAEKYQTPIVVTGFEPVDLLQGILMAVQQLEKGEWKVENQYARSVQREGNRMAQDTIQQVFAVSDRVWRGIGNIPQSGYEVNTRYQKYNARLKFNIDLVAAEENKDCISGDIMKGLKKPFQCPNFGTRCKPEHPLGAPMVSSEGACAAYYQYSGQVSEIIETV comes from the coding sequence ATGAAGTTCTTATCTGAATATAGAGATCCCGAAATGGTGCATGCTTATACAGCTGAGCTGCATCGCATCACATCACGTCCTTGGACCTTGATGGAAATTTGTGGCGGACAAACCCATAGTCTCGTAAAGAATGGCTTGTTGGATATGTTGCCTAAGCAAATCACCATGGTGCATGGTCCCGGTTGCCCAGTATGTGTAACCAGTGTTAGTGTGATTGATGAAGCAATTTGGCTAGCACAGCAACCAAACGTGATTTTGTGCTCTTTCGGTGATATGCTGCGTGTGCCTGGTAGTACTATCAGCTTATTGGAAGCCAAAGCACAGGGTGCAGATGTGCGTATTTTGTATTCACCTTTGGAAGCAGTGGAATTAGCACAACAGCATCCCGATAAGCAAGTGGTATTTTTTGCTGTAGGTTTTGAAACTACTGCACCTGCCAATGCATTGAGTGTGGTACACGCGGCCGAATTGGGCTTACATAATTACAGCATTCTTGCATCGCATGTATTGGTACCACCCGCCATGGAAGCCATCTTAGGTGATCCTGAAAATAAGATTGATGCTTTTCTTGCTGCCGGACATGTTTGCACCATCATGGGTACAGAAGAGTATGATCCTATTGCAGAGAAATACCAAACACCAATTGTGGTAACAGGTTTTGAACCGGTGGATTTGCTGCAAGGCATCTTAATGGCTGTACAACAGCTAGAGAAAGGCGAATGGAAAGTAGAAAATCAATATGCGCGCAGTGTACAGCGTGAGGGTAATCGCATGGCGCAGGATACCATTCAGCAAGTATTTGCAGTGAGTGATCGAGTATGGAGAGGTATTGGCAATATCCCGCAAAGCGGCTATGAAGTAAATACCCGTTACCAGAAATACAATGCACGATTAAAATTCAATATTGATTTGGTAGCAGCAGAGGAGAATAAGGATTGTATTAGCGGAGATATTATGAAGGGACTGAAAAAGCCTTTTCAATGTCCCAACTTTGGAACTCGTTGCAAACCCGAGCATCCACTCGGTGCACCTATGGTGAGTAGCGAAGGCGCTTGTGCGGCTTATTATCAGTATAGCGGACAGGTAAGTGAAATAATTGAAACCGTTTAG
- a CDS encoding HypC/HybG/HupF family hydrogenase formation chaperone produces the protein MCLAIPGKLIEITAQLDELFRKGKVSFGGIIKEVNLYMVPEAKPGDYVLVHVGAAISVVDEAEAKKTFDYLKQMGEVEELEQ, from the coding sequence ATGTGTCTGGCAATACCTGGGAAATTGATTGAGATCACTGCACAGCTGGATGAGCTGTTCCGCAAAGGAAAAGTGTCTTTTGGTGGTATCATCAAGGAAGTGAATTTGTATATGGTTCCTGAAGCCAAGCCTGGCGACTATGTATTGGTGCATGTTGGTGCAGCCATTAGTGTGGTAGATGAAGCTGAGGCGAAGAAGACGTTTGATTATCTAAAGCAAATGGGGGAAGTCGAAGAGTTGGAACAATGA